In one window of Poriferisphaera corsica DNA:
- a CDS encoding TetR family transcriptional regulator: MSWQRARTDEQIEQRIDEIVQATERLFERYAYDEITFVMIAREADFTRSNLYKYFRTTEEVLLEILMREMTNWRIDVEKSLRGRSWTVQEFSRAWMASLKRHRRMMKLFSIMNTTIEKNSTLEKLIEFKRHAMVEWGGIGVVLAGIFRFRSEESVMQFVYAQLAFVIGASPIWEMTENQKKAMEVAGVMMSEAEMEGMFVGSIESLLRGVIVA; encoded by the coding sequence TTGAGTTGGCAACGTGCGCGTACAGATGAGCAGATAGAGCAACGTATCGATGAGATCGTTCAGGCGACGGAGCGGTTGTTCGAACGGTATGCGTATGATGAGATTACGTTTGTGATGATTGCGCGTGAGGCTGATTTTACGCGGTCGAATTTGTATAAGTATTTCAGGACGACGGAAGAAGTGCTTTTGGAAATTTTGATGCGTGAGATGACTAACTGGCGGATAGATGTTGAGAAATCATTGCGAGGTAGATCTTGGACGGTGCAGGAATTTAGTCGGGCATGGATGGCGAGTTTGAAACGTCATCGGCGCATGATGAAGTTGTTTTCGATCATGAATACGACAATTGAAAAGAATTCAACACTTGAGAAGTTGATTGAGTTTAAGCGTCATGCGATGGTTGAATGGGGTGGTATTGGTGTGGTATTAGCGGGGATTTTTAGGTTTAGGTCAGAGGAAAGTGTGATGCAGTTTGTGTATGCTCAGTTGGCGTTTGTGATTGGTGCGAGCCCGATCTGGGAGATGACGGAGAATCAGAAGAAGGCGATGGAAGTGGCGGGTGTGATGATGAGTGAGGCAGAGATGGAAGGGATGTTTGTCGGTTCGATTGAGTCGCTGTTGCGGGGTGTGATTGTTGCGTAG